Proteins encoded by one window of Nisaea sediminum:
- a CDS encoding type I secretion system permease/ATPase produces the protein MSEQHKISPSATGNPVTSVLRRSTRAVLFALLLSLVTSLLMLVPPLYMINIFNKVLLSHSYSTLFGISVAAIIGVSLYVVFDFFRSKIFLLTGTWLGQQLNENLLEAGLGRSLRGKGNISETLRDIGDLRQFVSGQNISAGMEVLWSPIFFLALFILHPVYFTVALAGAAVLVVLAIANEILVRKPTAEAKHLALVAYNDLGDALRNAEVIEGMGLMRHVLQRWRRANDQTIRTSQVAEQRASQVRSISRGIQFVGQMSIIAAGAYLVVQGEVIAATLVAAMMISGRALQPFGSVISSWREWVNARAVLQRLNALVAEDLKKRPRSTMPLPRPSGQLDVDRLVFAAPGAPQPIIRNVSFSVQPGEFVAIIGPSAAGKSTLAKLLVGVWAPTAGSIRLDGHDVYTWNRDDFGQYVGYLPQQVELFSGTVRENISRLTEAPAPKVIEAAKRAGVHAMIGRFPHGYDTDVGTFGAKLTGGQSQRIGLARALFGNPPFLVLDEPDASLDMEGQQSLVSALEDAKANGSTSLVVSHRSALIKLADRIIVMREGTIERIARPDDLLFDERGFIGVKGQGRRGGHLVGMGGRS, from the coding sequence ATGAGCGAGCAGCACAAGATATCTCCGTCGGCCACCGGCAATCCGGTCACGTCGGTTCTGCGCAGGTCGACCAGGGCGGTGCTCTTCGCGTTGCTTTTGAGTCTTGTCACCAGCCTGCTGATGTTGGTGCCGCCGCTCTACATGATCAATATTTTCAACAAGGTATTGTTAAGCCACAGCTATTCGACATTGTTCGGCATTTCCGTCGCGGCGATCATCGGCGTTTCGCTCTATGTGGTCTTCGACTTCTTCCGCTCGAAGATCTTTCTCCTGACGGGAACCTGGCTGGGGCAGCAGCTGAACGAGAACCTGCTGGAGGCCGGTCTCGGCCGCTCGCTCCGCGGCAAAGGGAATATCAGCGAGACTCTGCGCGACATCGGCGATCTGCGCCAGTTCGTCAGCGGCCAGAATATTTCCGCCGGGATGGAGGTTCTCTGGTCGCCGATATTCTTCCTCGCACTCTTCATTCTCCATCCGGTCTATTTCACCGTCGCGCTCGCCGGCGCGGCCGTGCTGGTCGTTCTCGCGATCGCCAACGAGATCCTGGTCCGCAAGCCGACCGCCGAGGCCAAGCATTTGGCCCTGGTGGCCTACAACGATCTTGGCGACGCCTTGCGCAATGCCGAGGTGATCGAGGGAATGGGGCTGATGCGCCATGTCCTCCAACGCTGGCGACGCGCGAACGACCAGACCATCCGGACCAGCCAGGTTGCCGAGCAAAGGGCGAGCCAAGTTCGCTCGATCTCACGCGGCATCCAGTTTGTCGGACAGATGAGCATTATCGCGGCGGGTGCCTATCTCGTCGTCCAAGGTGAAGTCATCGCGGCGACGCTCGTCGCGGCGATGATGATTTCCGGCAGGGCGTTGCAGCCGTTCGGCTCGGTCATCTCGAGCTGGCGGGAATGGGTCAATGCTCGTGCGGTGCTGCAGCGCCTCAACGCACTGGTGGCGGAAGATCTGAAGAAGCGGCCGCGGTCGACGATGCCTTTGCCCCGGCCGAGCGGACAGTTGGATGTGGACCGACTGGTCTTCGCCGCGCCGGGTGCGCCGCAGCCGATTATCCGCAATGTCAGTTTCTCGGTTCAGCCCGGTGAGTTCGTTGCCATCATCGGGCCGTCGGCTGCAGGCAAATCCACGCTGGCGAAACTCCTGGTTGGCGTTTGGGCTCCGACCGCCGGCTCCATTCGCCTCGACGGGCACGATGTCTATACCTGGAACCGTGACGATTTCGGTCAGTATGTCGGGTACCTGCCGCAGCAGGTCGAGCTGTTCTCCGGCACGGTGCGGGAAAACATCTCGAGGCTGACCGAGGCTCCGGCACCGAAGGTGATCGAAGCGGCGAAACGTGCCGGCGTGCATGCGATGATCGGACGTTTCCCGCATGGCTACGATACCGATGTCGGAACGTTCGGGGCCAAGCTGACCGGCGGCCAGTCGCAGCGTATCGGCCTTGCACGGGCATTGTTCGGCAATCCGCCGTTTCTGGTGCTCGACGAGCCGGATGCGAGCCTCGATATGGAAGGGCAACAGTCCCTGGTCTCCGCCCTCGAGGACGCGAAGGCGAATGGGAGTACCTCGCTGGTCGTCAGTCACCGGTCGGCGCTCATCAAGCTTGCCGACCGCATCATCGTCATGCGCGAGGGAACGATCGAACGGATCGCCCGACCCGATGATTTGCTGTTCGACGAGCGCGGTTTCATCGGCGTGAAGGGGCAAGGACGTCGCGGCGGCCATCTCGTTGGCATGGGAGGGCGGTCATGA
- a CDS encoding glycosyltransferase family 2 protein, with protein MGQISSRESRLAVSPRDRRPACLRIAPDLFVLLGLCELHRDLKDISIVVDGRAVKSPLISVPVRESDTRQLVLTLFSAALEPEMHLSWSISGELLADGKVAEAAVFGQAEARDLLGACEDRAVRVDLARKLIEFILVYMKRSNDPEALAFAEALADALEPVALPDAGHVVELAPGSMLLVVTGLADIGGVESVQVLGEGGFRRSSGRSLILSEQQTGFWMLDIPRDDLWRGSLLLWSAGQMHRIEPGHARLVDTSYLLQLCASSGPDAANAIQWLKNAVGLLGKVNRKLPGFLRELDASASASKTPVAAFPGPVSVGLTAAVRTAEGHMTVFGWIEDPHELMDQICWIGPGGTSIRLNDVLVPVTHRGVPKPDTAEPDHDVRRGFCATIRTPAASVALGSEVFRISLVSGNARTLVVGPATGDVRVARDLLLSLPADPEQSDSLFESGLAKTVSALHGAFVGGDRVERQVEIGETVPSPRVSIVIPLYKNLAFLRAQYSALAMEKDSARDELIYVVDDPESASRVEAQLRAMHQLYGLACRVIVHRANFGYAPAVNSGAGLARAGHLLLLNSDVVPTTRAPVRGLLRALVRRPSTGAVGPKLLFANGTIQHAGLVFDRDSRGRVFNRSLFKGYPADHRGANRSARPDALTGACLLIRRDAWEAVGGLSEDYIVGDFEDTDLCLKLRAAGWLLGYEPRVSLGHYERQSIGEHQLHRTSCAGQYNRWLHQNRWFKEQMPAARQLATPQSPKVTVSA; from the coding sequence GTGGGACAGATTTCAAGCCGGGAGTCCCGGCTTGCGGTTTCCCCGAGGGACAGGAGGCCTGCGTGTCTGAGAATTGCGCCGGATCTCTTTGTCCTGCTGGGGCTCTGCGAGCTGCATCGGGACCTGAAGGACATATCCATCGTTGTTGATGGGCGTGCGGTGAAGAGCCCGCTCATTTCGGTTCCGGTTCGGGAGTCGGACACAAGGCAACTCGTGCTGACACTGTTTTCAGCCGCGTTGGAACCCGAGATGCATCTGAGCTGGTCGATCTCCGGCGAGCTCCTGGCGGACGGGAAGGTCGCCGAGGCGGCCGTTTTCGGACAGGCGGAAGCTCGGGATCTGCTGGGCGCATGCGAGGACCGCGCGGTACGCGTCGATCTCGCGCGGAAATTGATCGAGTTCATCCTGGTTTACATGAAACGGTCGAATGACCCCGAAGCGCTTGCCTTCGCGGAGGCACTGGCGGATGCGCTGGAGCCTGTCGCTCTCCCGGACGCCGGCCATGTTGTCGAACTCGCGCCGGGCTCCATGCTTCTGGTCGTGACCGGCCTTGCGGACATCGGCGGGGTGGAAAGTGTTCAGGTCCTGGGTGAGGGCGGATTCCGGAGGTCGTCGGGGCGGTCCCTGATCCTCTCGGAGCAGCAGACCGGCTTCTGGATGCTGGATATTCCGCGCGACGATCTCTGGCGGGGGAGTCTCCTGCTTTGGTCTGCGGGACAGATGCACCGGATCGAGCCGGGGCACGCCAGGCTCGTTGATACCAGCTATCTCCTCCAGTTGTGCGCGTCGTCCGGCCCGGATGCGGCCAACGCGATCCAGTGGCTGAAGAATGCCGTCGGCCTTCTCGGGAAAGTGAATCGCAAGCTCCCGGGTTTCCTCCGGGAGCTGGATGCTTCCGCGTCCGCGAGCAAGACGCCGGTGGCCGCCTTTCCGGGACCGGTATCGGTCGGTCTCACGGCGGCAGTCAGGACGGCCGAGGGCCATATGACGGTGTTCGGCTGGATCGAGGATCCACACGAACTGATGGACCAGATCTGCTGGATCGGGCCGGGCGGAACATCCATCAGACTTAATGACGTGCTGGTGCCGGTCACGCATCGAGGTGTGCCGAAGCCTGACACAGCGGAGCCCGATCACGACGTCCGCCGGGGCTTCTGCGCTACGATACGCACGCCGGCCGCGTCCGTTGCCCTCGGAAGCGAGGTGTTTCGGATCAGTCTCGTCTCGGGGAACGCGAGGACCCTGGTGGTCGGGCCGGCGACCGGAGACGTGCGAGTCGCGCGGGATCTTCTGCTGTCCTTGCCGGCCGATCCTGAGCAGTCGGACAGTCTGTTCGAGTCCGGCCTCGCGAAGACGGTTTCTGCGCTTCATGGGGCGTTTGTCGGCGGCGACCGGGTGGAGCGGCAGGTCGAGATCGGTGAGACGGTTCCGTCTCCGAGGGTGAGTATCGTCATCCCGCTTTACAAGAATCTCGCGTTCCTGAGGGCGCAATACAGCGCGCTCGCCATGGAGAAAGACAGTGCGCGCGATGAGCTGATCTATGTCGTGGACGATCCGGAGAGCGCCTCCCGCGTCGAAGCGCAACTCCGGGCTATGCACCAGCTATACGGCCTTGCCTGCCGTGTGATTGTTCACCGGGCCAATTTCGGCTATGCGCCGGCTGTCAATTCGGGGGCCGGGCTCGCTCGTGCCGGCCACTTGCTTCTGCTGAATTCGGACGTCGTTCCGACGACCCGGGCCCCGGTCAGAGGGCTTCTCCGCGCGCTCGTCCGCCGTCCGAGCACGGGAGCTGTCGGACCCAAGCTGCTGTTCGCGAACGGGACCATCCAGCATGCCGGACTCGTTTTCGACAGGGATTCCCGCGGGCGCGTTTTCAACCGTTCCCTCTTCAAGGGCTATCCCGCGGATCACCGCGGCGCCAACAGATCGGCCCGTCCGGACGCACTGACCGGCGCCTGCCTTCTGATCCGGCGGGATGCCTGGGAGGCGGTCGGCGGACTGAGCGAGGACTACATCGTCGGAGACTTCGAGGATACCGACCTCTGTCTGAAATTGCGGGCCGCCGGGTGGCTGCTCGGCTACGAGCCGCGTGTCTCGCTCGGGCATTACGAGCGGCAATCGATCGGGGAACACCAGCTGCATCGGACCTCCTGCGCCGGGCAATACAACCGGTGGCTCCATCAGAACCGTTGGTTCAAGGAGCAAATGCCGGCCGCGAGGCAGCTCGCCACCCCTCAATCTCCAAAAGTGACGGTGTCCGCATGA
- a CDS encoding calcium-binding protein, whose protein sequence is MATIAGGIFDTGTVTADEGAQISQFLDSLGITETEITTVTASVGGTTTISDTTPTTTVSLSVGQTTTIALSGTTAKTVIVAGSGNASVVGGGGSDNILGGGGSDSLTGGVGDDVVNGGLGNDVVFGGLGNDTIEGGAGDDTIGSDEGDDLFYGGIGNDEIAGGAANDVAFGQRDNDIIYGNQADDIAYGNQQNDVLYGGQGADTLYGGQNEDTLFGNKGNDVLFGNQGDDVFVFETDGGSDVVFDFTAGADVIQVQSNINGLSVTQPGDLLTRISSDSSGNAVIDLGGGNQVTVVGITATDIQANIGLYIQVI, encoded by the coding sequence ATGGCGACAATTGCAGGTGGTATATTTGATACCGGAACCGTGACGGCCGACGAAGGGGCGCAAATCAGCCAGTTCCTCGACTCGCTCGGGATCACCGAAACCGAGATCACCACAGTAACGGCATCCGTCGGCGGGACGACGACGATTTCCGACACGACGCCGACGACCACGGTGTCTCTTTCGGTGGGCCAGACGACAACGATCGCGCTTTCCGGAACGACGGCGAAAACGGTGATTGTGGCAGGCTCCGGCAACGCAAGCGTTGTCGGTGGCGGCGGTTCGGACAACATTCTCGGCGGCGGCGGTTCCGACAGCCTGACCGGTGGGGTCGGCGACGACGTCGTCAATGGCGGTCTCGGCAACGACGTCGTCTTTGGCGGTCTCGGAAACGATACGATCGAGGGCGGCGCGGGCGACGATACGATCGGCTCGGACGAAGGTGACGATCTATTTTATGGCGGCATCGGGAATGACGAGATCGCCGGCGGCGCCGCCAACGACGTCGCGTTCGGGCAACGCGACAACGATATCATCTACGGTAACCAGGCCGACGATATCGCATACGGCAACCAGCAGAACGACGTACTCTATGGCGGCCAGGGAGCCGATACGCTCTATGGCGGCCAGAACGAAGACACCTTGTTCGGCAACAAGGGAAACGACGTGCTGTTCGGCAACCAGGGCGACGATGTTTTCGTCTTCGAGACGGACGGCGGCTCCGACGTGGTCTTCGATTTCACGGCCGGAGCGGACGTCATCCAGGTCCAGTCCAACATCAACGGTCTCTCCGTCACCCAACCAGGGGATCTGCTGACCCGCATTTCCTCGGACTCGAGCGGTAACGCCGTAATCGACCTCGGAGGCGGCAACCAGGTGACCGTTGTCGGCATTACCGCAACGGACATTCAGGCCAATATCGGCCTCTACATCCAGGTTATCTGA
- a CDS encoding calcium-binding protein: MIGWDKEITFIINANVNYSRAAIHDGFALWENVADIKFSETVNPAAADFIVADLTEVKTAFGALHDADGLNVTVTDEAGNGLKSYVGLDETRISSFDLTRVAAHEIGHGFGFTDSPAADPNQTLYSYRSSDGAHLEADDIEAIQQLFGASSGNNLIHAGDGSGTVSGGAGADTIIAGGGDDVVYGNKGNDILYGNLGNDRLNGGQGDDAIYGGSGDDVIVASLGHDTVVGGTGFDTLKLRSAPAEIGSTSVHGDGYRVELIGVEKVQYGGLEWLL, translated from the coding sequence ATGATCGGCTGGGACAAAGAGATCACCTTCATCATCAATGCGAACGTCAACTATTCGAGAGCGGCCATCCATGATGGCTTCGCGCTTTGGGAGAACGTCGCGGACATCAAGTTCAGCGAGACCGTCAATCCGGCCGCCGCGGATTTCATCGTCGCCGACCTGACCGAAGTGAAAACGGCATTCGGGGCCTTGCACGATGCGGACGGGCTGAACGTTACCGTCACCGACGAAGCGGGTAACGGACTGAAGTCCTATGTCGGTCTGGACGAGACCCGGATCAGCTCCTTCGACCTGACTCGGGTCGCCGCGCATGAAATCGGCCACGGCTTCGGTTTCACCGACAGCCCGGCCGCCGACCCGAACCAGACGCTCTACAGCTATCGCAGCTCTGACGGAGCGCATCTCGAAGCTGACGACATCGAAGCCATCCAGCAGCTCTTCGGAGCCTCCTCGGGCAACAACCTGATCCACGCCGGCGACGGCAGCGGAACCGTCAGTGGCGGCGCCGGAGCCGACACGATTATTGCCGGCGGCGGAGACGACGTCGTTTACGGGAATAAGGGCAATGACATTCTCTATGGCAACCTTGGGAATGACCGACTGAACGGCGGCCAGGGCGACGATGCCATTTACGGCGGCAGCGGCGACGACGTCATCGTCGCGAGCCTCGGACATGACACCGTCGTGGGCGGCACCGGCTTCGACACACTGAAGCTCCGCTCGGCACCGGCCGAGATCGGCAGCACGAGTGTTCACGGCGACGGCTACCGTGTCGAACTGATCGGGGTCGAGAAAGTCCAGTATGGCGGACTCGAGTGGTTGCTCTGA
- a CDS encoding amidohydrolase family protein gives MEIVDAQIHIWQTGLPSNAAHWQITSFTAAEAIALMDEAGVDAAVIHPPSWDPNSTELAMNAVRTYPGRFAIIGAVDLTAPEASRAAMEHWREQTGMLGLRCMFLEGEDRRLLYDGELAWFWEAAERFNIPVTVLATDSLALLGEIAERHPGLRLSIDHLGGRGGNTTLKDAAAMAHMPELLKLARRPNVAIKVTGAPGYSAESYPFPVMQGYVRQVFDAFGPDRTFWGTDISKMPCSWRECVTMFTEELPWLRGADLERVMGSAVRDWWGWPRSDATG, from the coding sequence TTGGAAATCGTCGACGCGCAGATTCACATCTGGCAGACCGGGCTACCGAGTAACGCGGCTCATTGGCAGATCACCTCGTTCACAGCCGCGGAAGCGATCGCGCTCATGGACGAGGCCGGCGTCGATGCCGCGGTGATCCATCCGCCGTCCTGGGACCCGAACTCGACCGAGCTCGCGATGAATGCGGTCCGGACCTATCCGGGCCGCTTCGCCATCATCGGTGCCGTCGATCTCACCGCTCCGGAGGCGAGCCGCGCAGCCATGGAGCATTGGCGCGAGCAGACCGGCATGCTCGGCCTGCGCTGCATGTTTCTCGAAGGCGAGGACCGCCGGCTCCTGTATGACGGCGAGCTCGCGTGGTTCTGGGAGGCGGCAGAAAGATTCAATATCCCGGTGACGGTGCTCGCGACCGACTCGCTCGCCCTGCTCGGCGAGATTGCCGAGCGGCATCCGGGTCTCCGTCTCAGCATCGATCATCTTGGCGGCAGGGGTGGCAACACGACGCTGAAGGACGCCGCCGCCATGGCCCACATGCCGGAGCTTCTGAAACTCGCCCGCCGGCCGAACGTAGCGATCAAGGTGACGGGCGCGCCCGGCTATTCTGCCGAATCCTATCCGTTCCCGGTGATGCAGGGGTATGTGCGGCAGGTCTTCGATGCCTTTGGGCCCGACAGGACCTTCTGGGGCACGGACATCTCGAAGATGCCGTGTTCCTGGCGCGAATGCGTGACGATGTTCACCGAAGAGCTTCCCTGGCTCCGGGGCGCGGACCTTGAGCGGGTTATGGGATCGGCCGTTCGCGACTGGTGGGGCTGGCCGCGTTCGGATGCTACCGGCTGA
- a CDS encoding RidA family protein translates to MRSDVMAKLQEMGLSLPPYRGARGNFLPWRRDGNLVFLAGQTCDWGTEVTHLGPVIAPGQTPPVDGPHVTIAEGRKAAEICALNLLYHLREACEGNLDRVRTVMRLGGFVNCLPGFDSSPEIINGASELLIALYGENGRHARTAVGVSGLPANASVEVDAIVLIE, encoded by the coding sequence ATGCGTTCAGACGTGATGGCCAAACTTCAAGAGATGGGGCTTTCCCTGCCTCCCTATCGCGGTGCGCGGGGCAATTTTCTGCCCTGGCGCCGGGACGGCAATCTCGTCTTCCTTGCGGGGCAGACCTGCGACTGGGGCACCGAGGTGACCCATCTCGGCCCGGTGATCGCGCCGGGCCAGACGCCGCCGGTGGACGGGCCGCACGTCACGATCGCCGAAGGCCGGAAGGCCGCCGAAATCTGCGCCCTGAACCTGCTCTATCACCTGCGAGAGGCCTGCGAGGGAAATCTCGACCGAGTCAGGACCGTGATGCGGCTTGGCGGCTTCGTGAATTGTCTTCCCGGCTTTGACAGCTCGCCCGAAATCATCAACGGGGCGTCGGAACTCCTGATCGCGCTCTATGGAGAGAACGGCCGCCACGCACGGACGGCCGTCGGCGTCTCCGGACTGCCGGCAAACGCCTCCGTCGAGGTTGACGCCATCGTCCTGATCGAGTGA